Proteins encoded by one window of Sphingosinicella sp. BN140058:
- the ftsE gene encoding cell division ATP-binding protein FtsE, with protein MARFGAEAGLNSPGSIVQFDNVGLRYGTGAETLSDLTFSLRHGGFYFLTGPSGAGKTSLLRLLYLAQRPSRGLIRLFGEDIVTMPRNRLPGFRRRIGVVFQDFRLVSHLSAYDNVALPLRVAGVEEHDLETPVKEMLAWVGLGHRASARPATLSGGEQQRVAIARAVIARPELLVADEPTGNVDPEMAKRLLHLFDSLNKLGTTIVVATHDLHLLSSIARAEMLRLDRGQLLDPTGALRHPPRSHG; from the coding sequence ATGGCAAGATTTGGAGCGGAGGCGGGCCTGAACAGCCCCGGCAGCATCGTTCAGTTCGACAATGTCGGCCTGCGCTACGGCACGGGCGCTGAAACCCTGTCCGACCTCACCTTTTCGCTTCGTCACGGCGGCTTCTACTTCCTGACCGGGCCTTCGGGCGCGGGCAAGACGTCGCTGCTCAGGCTGCTCTATCTGGCGCAAAGGCCGAGCCGCGGCCTCATCCGGCTGTTCGGCGAGGACATCGTGACGATGCCGCGCAACCGCCTGCCGGGCTTCCGCCGACGGATCGGCGTGGTCTTCCAGGATTTTCGGCTGGTCTCCCATCTCTCCGCCTACGACAACGTGGCCCTGCCGCTGCGGGTGGCGGGGGTCGAAGAACATGATCTCGAGACGCCGGTGAAGGAGATGCTGGCCTGGGTCGGCCTCGGTCACCGCGCGTCCGCGCGGCCTGCGACCCTGTCGGGTGGCGAGCAGCAAAGGGTTGCGATCGCGCGCGCGGTGATCGCGCGGCCCGAACTCCTCGTCGCCGACGAGCCAACCGGGAACGTCGATCCGGAAATGGCCAAGCGCCTGCTCCACCTGTTCGACAGTCTGAACAAGCTCGGCACGACGATCGTCGTCGCCACCCACGATCTCCACCTGCTCTCCAGCATCGCCCGCGCGGAGATGCTGCGGCTCGATCGCGGGCAATTGCTCGATCCCACCGGCGCGCTTCGCCATCCGCCGAGATCGCACGGATGA